A region of Thermococcus barossii DNA encodes the following proteins:
- a CDS encoding DNA polymerase domain-containing protein: MILDVDYITEDGKPVIRVFKKDKGEFKIEYDREFEPYIYALLRDDSAIEEIEKITAERHGKVVKVKRAEKVKKKFLGRSVEVWVLYFTHPQDVPAIRDKIRKHPAVIDIYEYDIPFAKRYLIDKGLVPMEGDEELKLMSFDIETLYHEGEEFGTGPILMISYADESEARVITWKKIDLPYVDVVSTEKEMIKRFLKVVKEKDPDVLITYNGDNFDFAYLKKRCEKLGVSFTLGRDGSEPKIQRMGDRFAVEVKGRIHFDLYPVIRRTINLPTYTLEAVYEAVFGKPKEKVYAEEIATAWETGEGLERVARYSMEDARVTYELGREFFPMEAQLSRLIGQGLWDVSRSSTGNLVEWFLLRKAYERNELAPNKPDERELARRRGGYAGGYVKEPERGLWDNIVYLDFRSLYPSIIITHNVSPDTLNREGCKSYDVAPQVGHKFCKDFPGFIPSLLGNLLEERQKIKRKMKATLDPLERKLLDYRQRAIKILANSFYGYYGYARARWYCKECAESVTAWGREYIETTIREIEEKFGFKVLYADSVTSDTEVIIRRNGRIEFVPIEKLFERVDYRIGEKEYCVLESVEALTLDNRGRLVWRRVPYVMRHRTNKRIYRVWFTNSWYLDVTEDHSLIGYMNTSRVKPGKPLKERLVEVKPGELGEKAKSLITPNRAIAHSVKLSPIAVKLWELIGLLVGDGNWGGQSNWAKYYVGLSLGVDKEEIEEKILKPLKETGIISNYYDKNKKGDVSILSKWLAGFMVKHFKDENGSKRIPGFMFNLPREYIEAFLRGLFSADGTVSLRRGIPEIRLTSVNGKLSDTVRKLLWLVGVSNSVFTETKPNRYLGRESGTHSIHVRIKDKHHFAERIGFILDRKVTKLSENLKGHTNKKRAYKYDFDLVYPKKVEEIAYDGYVYDIEVEGTHRFFANGILVHNTDGFFATIPGADAETVKKKAKEFLKYINAKLPGLLELEYEGFYVRGFFVTKKKYAVIDEEGKITTRGLEIVRRDWSEIAKETQARVLEAILRHGDVEEAVRIVKEVTEKLSKYEVPPEKLVIHEQITRELKDYKATGPHVAIAKRLAARGVKIRPGTVISYIVLKGSGRIGDRAIPFDEFDPTKHRYDADYYIENQVLPAVERILRAFGYKKEDLRYQKTRQVGLGAWLKPKGKKK, translated from the coding sequence ATGATCCTTGACGTTGATTACATCACAGAGGACGGAAAGCCCGTCATCAGGGTCTTCAAGAAGGATAAAGGAGAGTTCAAAATTGAGTACGACAGAGAATTCGAGCCCTACATCTATGCTCTTCTCAGGGACGACTCTGCCATCGAAGAAATCGAAAAGATAACCGCAGAGAGGCACGGCAAGGTCGTTAAGGTTAAGCGCGCGGAGAAGGTGAAGAAAAAGTTCCTCGGCAGGTCTGTGGAGGTCTGGGTCCTCTACTTCACGCACCCGCAGGACGTTCCGGCAATCCGCGACAAAATAAGGAAGCACCCCGCGGTCATCGACATCTACGAGTACGACATACCCTTCGCCAAGCGCTACCTCATAGACAAGGGTCTCGTCCCGATGGAGGGCGATGAGGAGCTTAAACTCATGTCCTTCGACATCGAGACGCTCTACCACGAGGGAGAAGAGTTCGGAACCGGGCCGATTCTGATGATAAGCTACGCAGATGAAAGCGAGGCGCGTGTGATAACCTGGAAGAAGATCGACCTGCCCTACGTCGACGTTGTCTCCACCGAGAAGGAGATGATAAAGCGCTTCCTTAAGGTCGTTAAGGAGAAGGATCCGGACGTGCTGATAACATACAACGGCGACAACTTCGACTTCGCCTACCTCAAAAAGCGGTGTGAGAAGCTTGGCGTGAGCTTTACCCTCGGCAGGGACGGGAGCGAGCCGAAGATACAGCGCATGGGCGACCGCTTCGCCGTTGAGGTGAAGGGCAGGATCCACTTCGACCTGTACCCCGTCATAAGGCGCACCATAAACCTCCCGACCTACACCCTTGAGGCTGTATACGAGGCGGTTTTCGGCAAGCCCAAGGAGAAGGTCTACGCCGAGGAGATAGCCACCGCTTGGGAGACCGGCGAGGGGCTTGAGAGGGTCGCGCGCTACTCGATGGAGGACGCGAGGGTTACCTACGAGCTTGGCAGGGAGTTCTTCCCGATGGAGGCCCAGCTTTCCAGGCTCATCGGCCAGGGTCTCTGGGACGTTTCCCGCTCCAGCACCGGCAACCTTGTTGAGTGGTTTTTGCTCAGGAAAGCCTACGAGAGGAACGAACTCGCTCCCAACAAGCCCGACGAGAGGGAGCTGGCGAGGAGAAGGGGGGGCTACGCCGGTGGCTACGTCAAGGAGCCGGAGCGGGGACTGTGGGATAATATTGTGTACCTCGATTTTCGCTCGCTGTACCCCTCCATTATCATCACCCACAACGTCTCGCCAGATACGCTCAACCGCGAGGGATGTAAGAGCTACGACGTTGCCCCGCAGGTCGGTCACAAGTTCTGCAAAGACTTCCCCGGCTTCATTCCGAGCCTGCTCGGAAACCTACTGGAGGAGAGGCAGAAGATAAAGAGGAAGATGAAGGCAACGCTTGACCCGCTGGAGAGGAAGCTTCTCGATTATCGCCAGCGCGCTATCAAAATCCTGGCGAACAGCTTCTACGGCTACTACGGCTACGCCAGGGCAAGATGGTACTGTAAGGAGTGCGCCGAGAGCGTTACGGCATGGGGCAGGGAGTACATAGAGACGACCATTCGCGAGATAGAGGAGAAGTTCGGGTTTAAGGTTCTCTATGCGGACAGCGTCACTAGTGACACTGAGGTAATAATCAGGCGGAACGGCCGGATTGAGTTCGTACCAATAGAAAAACTCTTTGAGCGCGTGGATTACAGAATCGGAGAGAAAGAGTACTGCGTTCTGGAAAGCGTTGAAGCGTTAACCCTTGATAACAGGGGAAGGCTCGTATGGAGACGGGTTCCCTACGTTATGCGGCACAGGACAAACAAGAGGATCTATCGCGTATGGTTCACTAACTCATGGTACCTTGACGTGACGGAGGACCACTCGTTAATAGGCTACATGAACACTAGCAGAGTAAAGCCCGGAAAGCCTTTGAAAGAGCGCCTCGTCGAGGTCAAGCCTGGAGAACTGGGAGAAAAGGCTAAGTCCCTCATTACACCCAACAGAGCGATTGCTCATAGCGTTAAGCTCAGCCCAATTGCTGTCAAGCTCTGGGAGTTAATCGGTCTGCTGGTAGGCGATGGTAACTGGGGTGGCCAATCGAACTGGGCCAAATACTACGTTGGCCTTTCCCTTGGAGTTGACAAGGAGGAGATTGAAGAGAAAATCCTGAAGCCCCTGAAGGAGACAGGCATTATCTCAAATTACTACGACAAGAACAAGAAGGGCGACGTTTCCATACTCTCCAAATGGCTCGCCGGGTTTATGGTTAAACACTTCAAAGACGAGAACGGAAGCAAGAGGATTCCCGGGTTCATGTTCAACCTTCCAAGGGAATACATAGAGGCATTTCTACGGGGACTGTTTTCAGCAGACGGAACCGTGAGCCTGCGTAGAGGAATCCCAGAGATTAGGCTAACGAGTGTTAACGGGAAGCTCAGTGATACCGTGAGAAAGTTGCTGTGGCTCGTTGGAGTCTCCAACTCAGTATTCACCGAAACCAAACCAAACCGGTATCTGGGGAGAGAAAGTGGAACGCATTCAATTCACGTGAGGATAAAGGACAAGCACCACTTTGCCGAGAGGATAGGCTTCATCCTCGACAGAAAAGTCACCAAACTCTCCGAGAACCTGAAGGGGCATACGAACAAGAAGAGGGCCTACAAATATGATTTCGACTTGGTGTATCCCAAGAAAGTTGAGGAGATAGCCTACGACGGCTACGTCTACGACATCGAAGTTGAGGGAACCCACAGGTTCTTCGCCAACGGAATACTCGTTCACAATACTGACGGTTTCTTCGCGACGATTCCCGGGGCTGATGCCGAGACCGTCAAAAAGAAGGCAAAGGAGTTCCTCAAGTACATAAACGCCAAACTGCCCGGCCTTCTTGAACTCGAATACGAGGGCTTCTACGTCAGGGGCTTCTTCGTCACGAAGAAGAAGTACGCGGTTATAGACGAGGAGGGCAAGATAACCACGCGCGGGCTTGAGATAGTTAGGAGGGACTGGAGCGAGATAGCGAAGGAGACGCAGGCGAGGGTTCTTGAGGCGATACTCAGGCACGGTGACGTTGAGGAGGCCGTCAGAATCGTCAAGGAAGTGACGGAAAAGCTGAGCAAGTACGAGGTTCCGCCGGAGAAGCTGGTTATCCACGAGCAGATAACGCGCGAGCTCAAAGACTACAAGGCCACCGGCCCGCACGTGGCCATAGCGAAGCGTTTGGCCGCCAGAGGTGTTAAAATCCGGCCCGGAACTGTGATAAGCTACATCGTCCTCAAGGGCTCGGGGAGGATAGGCGACAGGGCTATTCCCTTCGACGAGTTCGACCCGACGAAGCATAGGTACGATGCGGACTACTACATCGAGAACCAGGTTCTGCCGGCAGTTGAGAGAATCCTTAGGGCCTTCGGCTACAAGAAGGAAGACCTGCGCTACCAGAAGACGAGGCAGGTTGGGCTTGGCGCGTGGCTGAAGCCGAAGGGGAAGAAGAAGTGA